In Fastidiosipila sp., the following are encoded in one genomic region:
- the hisE gene encoding phosphoribosyl-ATP diphosphatase, whose product MAAERHEAILEELYKVVIERAENPVSGSYTNYLLDKGLDKILNKLGVQAIEVAIAAKNGRKSDIVYESADLVYHLIVLLAASGIPLEDLIAELRERRNYSEQKSG is encoded by the coding sequence ATGGCGGCTGAGAGGCATGAGGCAATTCTGGAGGAGCTCTACAAGGTCGTAATCGAGCGGGCCGAGAATCCTGTGTCGGGATCCTACACCAACTACCTGCTCGATAAGGGGCTGGACAAAATTTTAAACAAGTTGGGCGTCCAGGCCATCGAGGTCGCAATTGCGGCTAAAAATGGCCGGAAAAGCGACATTGTTTACGAAAGCGCTGATCTGGTCTACCACCTGATTGTTCTCCTTGCCGCGTCGGGAATTCCCCTTGAGGACCTGATCGCAGAGCTTCGGGAACGGCGGAATTATTCCGAGCAGAAGAGCGGTTAG
- the alr gene encoding alanine racemase, which yields MKCTQDKDPWYTKKTWAEISGKALVNNLEVVRRHLSGSRVDLAPVVKGNAYGHCADIVVPLLEDAGICHLFVATLDEAIALRQSGSRSSILIFGATKSEHIPYLKRYRLTQTIVTEEEVAAFARQSEKTGGLPLMVNIKLDTGMTRLGLPTDEGQRDNTVEVMLAAAKQPSLRVTGVYSHLATADCDRDYADLQRIRFARTVDLAEKRGFPRVTRHLAASSAIALGPDFHFDLVRPGIVLYGGRAGPSKDAWQGLRPVMTVKSVIEQIRRVDAGTPVSYGGTWIAPVDSVLAVVNMGYGDGLPRLLSNRGSFYHRGREVPIRGRVCMDRCMVDVTGLDQVRAGDEVTWFGDDGWIRKDASDIADLYGTIDYELFCGINERVPRIRVD from the coding sequence ATGAAGTGTACGCAGGACAAAGACCCCTGGTATACGAAAAAAACCTGGGCGGAGATATCCGGCAAGGCGCTTGTCAATAACCTGGAGGTCGTCCGCCGGCATCTCTCAGGCTCCAGAGTGGATCTTGCTCCGGTTGTCAAGGGTAATGCTTACGGTCACTGTGCCGATATTGTCGTACCTCTTTTGGAAGATGCAGGTATCTGCCATCTTTTCGTAGCCACCCTGGATGAAGCCATCGCCCTGCGCCAGTCGGGAAGCCGGTCGTCCATCTTAATCTTTGGCGCAACCAAAAGTGAACACATTCCCTATCTGAAACGTTACCGTTTAACCCAGACCATTGTGACAGAGGAGGAAGTGGCTGCCTTTGCCCGCCAGTCCGAAAAAACGGGGGGGCTGCCGCTGATGGTCAATATCAAACTGGACACGGGCATGACCCGCCTCGGCCTGCCGACAGATGAGGGACAGAGGGACAACACGGTTGAAGTCATGCTGGCGGCCGCGAAACAGCCTTCACTCAGGGTGACCGGCGTTTATTCCCACCTGGCGACGGCCGATTGCGACCGGGACTACGCTGATCTTCAGCGGATCCGCTTTGCAAGAACCGTGGATCTGGCTGAAAAACGCGGTTTTCCCCGGGTGACCAGGCATCTGGCAGCCAGCTCGGCCATCGCGCTCGGTCCTGACTTTCATTTCGACCTGGTCCGCCCCGGCATTGTCCTCTATGGCGGCAGGGCAGGGCCGTCCAAAGATGCATGGCAGGGGCTCCGACCCGTCATGACCGTTAAAAGTGTGATCGAACAGATCAGGCGGGTTGATGCCGGCACGCCCGTCAGTTACGGGGGAACATGGATCGCTCCGGTTGACTCGGTCCTGGCCGTTGTCAACATGGGCTACGGTGACGGCCTGCCCCGTCTGCTTTCCAACCGGGGATCCTTCTACCATCGGGGCCGTGAGGTCCCCATCCGGGGGAGGGTTTGCATGGACCGCTGCATGGTCGATGTCACCGGGCTTGATCAGGTCAGGGCAGGTGATGAGGTGACCTGGTTTGGCGATGACGGCTGGATTCGCAAGGACGCAAGTGACATCGCCGATCTTTACGGCACCATCGATTATGAACTTTTCTGCGGCATCAATGAGCGCGTTCCGCGAATTCGTGTCGACTGA
- a CDS encoding alanine/ornithine racemase family PLP-dependent enzyme has product MALPELLIDRSKLKHNIGTLLRMAAARDIQIHFITKCLCAWRPVVEAMAEAGAEYFGDSRIENLAGIQDLGLSRMLVRIPMISQAMDTVRYADLSLNSDLSVIESLSDAALALDCQHGVILMVELGDLREGFMPEEVLEVASRVLNLRGVWLAGIGANFNCYGGVIPEEGQLEELVAMAEAIRERFAIPLPIVSGGNSGSLYLLKEDRMPEGITHLRIGEGFLTGVETSYRRPIGDMFEDVFTLRAEIVELRRKPSVPTGKIGPNAFNEIPVFEDRGNLRRAILAIGEQDTRCDTLASKEANIGLLGSSSDHMILDLSLALRDFKVGDVLEFSPDYAALLRAMTSPYVTKRLI; this is encoded by the coding sequence ATGGCATTACCTGAACTGCTGATCGATCGTTCCAAATTGAAACACAACATAGGCACCCTGCTCAGGATGGCCGCAGCCCGGGATATTCAGATTCACTTCATTACCAAGTGTCTTTGTGCCTGGCGGCCCGTCGTCGAGGCCATGGCGGAGGCCGGGGCTGAGTACTTTGGGGACTCCCGCATCGAGAATCTGGCGGGCATCCAGGATCTGGGGCTTTCCCGCATGCTGGTCAGGATTCCCATGATCTCCCAGGCCATGGACACCGTGCGCTATGCCGATTTGAGCCTTAACTCGGACCTCAGCGTCATCGAGTCGCTGTCGGACGCAGCTCTGGCACTTGACTGCCAGCACGGCGTCATCCTCATGGTTGAACTGGGCGATCTTCGGGAAGGCTTCATGCCGGAGGAAGTGCTTGAAGTCGCATCCCGCGTCCTTAACCTGCGCGGTGTCTGGCTGGCGGGAATCGGCGCCAACTTCAACTGTTATGGCGGCGTTATCCCTGAAGAGGGGCAATTGGAAGAGCTGGTTGCCATGGCGGAGGCCATCCGCGAGCGATTTGCCATCCCTCTCCCTATCGTGTCAGGAGGAAATTCCGGCTCGCTTTATTTGCTGAAGGAAGACCGGATGCCTGAAGGCATCACACATCTTCGCATCGGGGAAGGATTCCTGACGGGTGTAGAGACCTCCTACAGGCGCCCGATCGGCGATATGTTCGAAGATGTTTTTACCCTACGCGCAGAAATCGTCGAGCTCAGGCGGAAACCCTCCGTGCCGACCGGCAAAATCGGGCCAAACGCCTTCAACGAGATCCCCGTCTTTGAAGACCGGGGCAACCTGCGGCGCGCCATTCTGGCCATCGGCGAACAGGATACACGATGTGACACCCTCGCCTCCAAAGAAGCCAATATTGGCCTGCTCGGTTCGTCAAGTGATCACATGATTCTGGACCTTTCCCTGGCTCTGCGTGACTTCAAGGTCGGTGATGTGCTGGAGTTTTCTCCCGACTACGCGGCACTGCTTCGCGCCATGACCTCACCTTATGTCACCAAGAGACTGATCTGA